The window CCGTTTGTACTTTACTACCATCTTTTAAACGAACTTGTGGTAATACCTCACCTTCTTGCACCACTTTTTGATTTATTTCAGACAACTCATGTGTACCATTAACGATAGTCATCTTTTGATTCTCCAATGGTTATATACTTTACTTTTCAACTAAAATTAACATAAATCTGCTCAAAAATTAAGCCTTGTTTCCACATTTGTATAAACAAAAAAAACACCGCAATAGCGGTGTTTTTTTTATCAAGAAAAAATTACTTTTTCTTTTTCGGACCAAGCAGCATACCCATTTGGCGACCTTCCATTTTTGGAGGTTGCTCAACAACGCCAAACTCAGCTACATCAGCTTCAATTTTTTGTAATTGAGCAAGACCAAGCTGTTGGTGTGCCATTTCACGACCACGGAAACGTAAAGTAATTTTCACCTTATTTCCTTCTTCAAGGAAACGTAAAATTGCACGCAATTTTACTTGGTAATCACCTACGTCCGTCGCTGGGCGTAACTTGATTTCTTTCACTTGCACTTGATGCTGTTTTTTCTTCGCATCTTTTTGCTTTTGCTTTAAGTCAAATAAGTGCTTGTTGTAGTCCATGATTTTACAAACAGGAGGTTCTGCATTAGCAACGATCTCAACAAGGTCAAGATCAGCTTCTTCAGCAGCACGTAATGCTTCATTTAATGAAACGACACCTTTCTGTTCCCCATCAGCAGCAACGAGACGTACTTCTTTTGCACGAATCTCATCATTAATGGCTGGACGGTTACTTTTAGCACCTTGTTGTTGGTTACGATCAGGCTGTTTAATCTTTATTACTCCACAATGTACCGGCCGCGTTCGGCAACGGCAGATTTCACTAAATCAATGAATGCATCAATTGACATAGTACCTAAATTTTTTCCTGAGCGTGTACGCACATTTACGGTGCCCTCTTCAACTTCTCGATCACCGAGAACCAAAAGATAAGGAATACGCTCTAGGGTACGCTCACGAATCTTAAATCCGATTTTTTCATTTCTCAAGTCAGAAATAGCACGAAAACCATTTTCTTTGAGTTTTGCAACCACTTGCTCACACGCATCTGCTTGTGAATCGGTAATATTCATCACACAAGCTTGGATTGGTGCAAGCCAAGGTGGCATGAAACCAGCGTAATGTTCAATTAGTATACCAATAAAACGCTCAAAACTGCCAAGAATTGCACGATGCAACATAACAGGTTGATCACGTTCATTGTCTTCAGTCACATACGAAGCATCTAAACGGATTGGTAAGTTGAAGTCACACTGGATTGTACCGCACTGCCATACACGACCTAAGCAGTCTTTCAATGAAAATTCAATCTTTGGACCATAGAATGCACCTTCACCAGGTTGTAGATCCCATGCTAAGCCCGCGTCATCTAAAGCATCAGCCAAAGATTTTTCAGCAATATCCCAAAGTGCATCGTCACCCACACGCTTTTCAGGACGTGTTGAAAGCTTCATTTGTACTTCTTCAAAACCGAAGTCTTTATAAACATCTAAAGTCAGTTTAATAAAGTCTGCAACTTCTTGACCAATTTGCTCTTTGGTACAGAAAATATGTGCATCATCTTGGGTAAAGCCACGAACACGCATAATCCCGTGTAAAGAACCTGATGGTTCGTTACGATGACAAGAACCGAACTCCGCTAAACGGATTGGTAAATCACGGTACGATTTTAAACCTTGGTTGAACACTTGCACGTGACAAGGGCAGTTCATTGGCTTTACTGCATAATTACGACTTTCTGAATGAGTCGTAAACATGTTTTCAGCATAGTTTGCCGCATGTCCAGATTTTTCCCACAAAGTGAAATCAACAATTTGTGGTGTTTTAATTTCTTGGTAACCATTATCCTGCTGAACTTTACGCATGTATTGTTCAAGCACTTGGTAAATCGTCCAACCATTGGCATGCCAGAACACCATACCTGGTGCTTCTTCTTGCATGTGGAATAAGTCTAAAGCTTTACCAATTTTACGATGGTCACGTTTTTCAGCTTCTTCAATACGTTTAATATACGCAGCCAACTGTTTCTTGTCTGCCCACGCTGTACCATAAATACGCTGTAACTGTTCATTCTTGGCATCACCACGCCAGTAAGCACCAGAGATTTTAGTGAGCTTGAATGATTTTAAGAATTTAGTATTAGGTACGTGCGGACCACGGCACATATCCAAATAATCTTGATGGTAGTACAAGCCCATTTGAGTTTCTTCTGGCATGTCTGCAATCAAGCGTAATTTATATTCTTCGCCACGTGCTGTGAATTCTGCAATTACATCTTCACGCGGTGTCATCTTTTTAATAACGTCATAATCTTGATCAATGAGCTTTTTCATACGCTCTTCAATCGCAGCCATATCATCCAAAGTAAATGGACGTGGCATCCAGATGTCGTAATAGAAACCCTCTTCGATCACTGGACCGATTACCATTTTCGCTTCAGGGAACAATTGCTTAACCGCATGTCCGACCAAGTGCGCACATGAGTGACGAATGATTTCTAAACCTTCTTCATCTTTCGGGGTAATAATCTGAACTGTTGCATCTTCTGTGATTAAATCACAAGCATCCACCAAACGATCATTGATACGACCAGCAACGGTATTTTTCGCTAGGCCCGGACCAATGCTCTGAGCAAGTTCCATCACGGAAATCGGTTGATCAAATTGCTTTTGATCACCATTTGGTAAAGTAATGATTGGCATAATAAAATCCTTAAGGAGTGATGCCCCGCACAATGGAGCATATCACCGCGAGATTATGTATTGAGGCGGACCTCAAAAAATAAA is drawn from Acinetobacter suaedae and contains these coding sequences:
- the thrS gene encoding threonine--tRNA ligase is translated as MPIITLPNGDQKQFDQPISVMELAQSIGPGLAKNTVAGRINDRLVDACDLITEDATVQIITPKDEEGLEIIRHSCAHLVGHAVKQLFPEAKMVIGPVIEEGFYYDIWMPRPFTLDDMAAIEERMKKLIDQDYDVIKKMTPREDVIAEFTARGEEYKLRLIADMPEETQMGLYYHQDYLDMCRGPHVPNTKFLKSFKLTKISGAYWRGDAKNEQLQRIYGTAWADKKQLAAYIKRIEEAEKRDHRKIGKALDLFHMQEEAPGMVFWHANGWTIYQVLEQYMRKVQQDNGYQEIKTPQIVDFTLWEKSGHAANYAENMFTTHSESRNYAVKPMNCPCHVQVFNQGLKSYRDLPIRLAEFGSCHRNEPSGSLHGIMRVRGFTQDDAHIFCTKEQIGQEVADFIKLTLDVYKDFGFEEVQMKLSTRPEKRVGDDALWDIAEKSLADALDDAGLAWDLQPGEGAFYGPKIEFSLKDCLGRVWQCGTIQCDFNLPIRLDASYVTEDNERDQPVMLHRAILGSFERFIGILIEHYAGFMPPWLAPIQACVMNITDSQADACEQVVAKLKENGFRAISDLRNEKIGFKIRERTLERIPYLLVLGDREVEEGTVNVRTRSGKNLGTMSIDAFIDLVKSAVAERGRYIVE
- the infC gene encoding translation initiation factor IF-3; amino-acid sequence: MKQPDRNQQQGAKSNRPAINDEIRAKEVRLVAADGEQKGVVSLNEALRAAEEADLDLVEIVANAEPPVCKIMDYNKHLFDLKQKQKDAKKKQHQVQVKEIKLRPATDVGDYQVKLRAILRFLEEGNKVKITLRFRGREMAHQQLGLAQLQKIEADVAEFGVVEQPPKMEGRQMGMLLGPKKKK